A window from Triticum aestivum cultivar Chinese Spring chromosome 6D, IWGSC CS RefSeq v2.1, whole genome shotgun sequence encodes these proteins:
- the LOC123141764 gene encoding probable calcium-binding protein CML20 translates to MGQAVSAASSPFRRKSQPPPVPRATAPPAAKDHDTELVRIFRRYDTDGDGRISAAEIREIWGCTDAEAQEMVAQADSDGYGLNSIEELGALLKGGGSEDLPAAFAEFDENGDGVITPDELRRAFLQPLLGREKHTIEECSRMIAAFDQDGDGVLSFDEFKAMMAPKSA, encoded by the coding sequence ATGGGTCAAGCTGTCTCCGCCGCTTCTTCCCCCTTCCGCCGCAAATCGCAGCCGCCGCCGGTTCCTCGGGCCACCGCCCCTCCAGCAGCAAAGGACCACGACACGGAGCTCGTCCGCATCTTCCGCCGCTACGACACCGACGGGGACGGCCGCATCTCGGCCGCGGAGATACGCGAGATTTGGGGCTGCACGGACGCGGAGGCGCAGGAGATGGTCGCCCAGGCGGACAGCGACGGGTACGGGTTGAACAGCATCGAGGAACTCGGGGCGCTGCTGAAGGGCGGGGGCTCGGAGGACTTGCCGGCAGCGTTCGCGGAGTTTGACGAGAACGGCGACGGGGTGATCACCCCCGATGAGCTGCGCCGAGCGTTTCTCCAGCCGCTGCTCGGCCGGGAGAAGCACACGATTGAGGAGTGCTCCAGGATGATCGCGGCGTTTGACCAAGACGGCGACGGCGTCCTCTCCTTCGACGAGTTCAAGGCCATGATGGCGCCCAAGAGCGCGTGA